A window from Citrus sinensis cultivar Valencia sweet orange chromosome 5, DVS_A1.0, whole genome shotgun sequence encodes these proteins:
- the LOC102610248 gene encoding UDP-glycosyltransferase 83A1-like isoform X20: MSRPHVLVMPAPAQGHIIPLLEFSQCLANHGIRVTFVITDYDHKRVVESLEGKNDLVEQTHLVSIPDGMEPWEDRNDLGKLIEKVLQVMPGKLEELIEEINSREDEKLDCFIADGYMAWSMEVAKKMNVRGALFWPSSAASVALLFHIPKLIDDGIIDSHGTPMSKQMFRIAPNMPEMNSGDCFWTDMGDLTTERILFDLADKDLKAMRAVKFQLCHSTYELEAGAFTVVPELLPIGPLLASNRLGNTAGHFWRGDSSCLEWLDQQQPSSVIYAAFGSFTILDQVQFQELALGLELCNRPFLWVVRPDITTDANDRYPEGFQERVAARGRMIGWAPQQKVLNHPSIACFLSHCGWNSTMEGVSNGIPFLCWPYFAEQFLNEKYICDSWKVGLRFDKNKSGIITREEIKNKVEQVLGDQDFEARALELKGKAMNCIREGGSSRKTFQNFLEWVKKHPGT, from the exons atgagccGTCCACATGTTTTGGTAATGCCAGCTCCAGCACAAGGCCATATAATTCCTTTATTGGAGTTTTCACAATGTCTGGCGAATCATGGCATCCGAGTCACATTTGTTATCACGGATTACGATCACAAGCGGGTAGTGGAATCATTGGAGGGAAAGAATGATCTTGTGGAGCAAACCCATTTGGTTTCGATACCAGATGGAATGGAACCCTGGGAAGATAGAAACGATTTGGGAAAGctaattgaaaaagttttacaGGTTATGCCGGGGAAGCTGGAGGAGCTCATAGAAGAGATCAACAGtagagaagatgaaaaactTGATTGTTTCATTGCAGATGGGTACATGGCTTGGTCTATGGAAGTTGCAAAAAAGATGAACGTCAGGGGGGCTCTCTTTTGGCCTTCATCAGCAGCATCAGTGGCCTTGCTATTTCATATCCCCAAACTTATTGATGATGGAATCATTGACAGTCATG GAACTCCGATGAGCAAGCAGATGTTTCGGATTGCACCAAATATGCCTGAAATGAACTCTGGAGACTGTTTTTGGACAGATATGGGTGATTTGACCACGGAGAGAATTCTTTTTGATTTAGCGGATAAAGACTTGAAAGCCATGAGAGCGGTAAAATTCCAGTTGTGTCACTCAACGTATGAGCTCGAGGCTGGGGCATTCACCGTGGTTCCGGAACTTCTGCCAATAGGACCACTTTTGGCAAGCAACCGTCTAGGGAATACAGCAGGACACTTCTGGCGCGGAGACTCAAGCTGTTTGGAGTGGCTAGACCAACAGCAACCAAGCTCTGTCATTTACGCTGCTTTTGGCAGCTTTACAATTCTTGACCAAGTTCAGTTTCAAGAATTAGCATTGGGACTAGAACTTTGCAACAGACCATTTTTATGGGTTGTGAGGCCAGATATTACCACCGATGCAAATGATAGATACCCAGAAGGATTTCAAGAGAGAGTTGCTGCTCGAGGACGGATGATCGGCTGGGCACCTCAGCAGAAGGTTCTTAACCACCCTTCTATTGCCTGTTTCCTGAGCCATTGTGGTTGGAATTCCACCATGGAAGGTGTCAGCAATGGCATTCCTTTCTTGTGCTGGCCATATTTTGCCGAACAATTCCTGAACGAGAAATACATTTGTGATAGTTGGAAGGTCGGATTGAGGtttgacaaaaacaaaagtggcATTATTACAAGAGAAGAAATTAAGAACAAGGTGGAGCAAGTGCTCGGTGATCAAGATTTTGAAGCAAGGGCTTTGGAACTCAAGGGAAAAGCCATGAACTGCATCAGAGAAGGTGGTTCCTCTCGCAAGACATTTCAGAATTTCCTTGAATGGGTAAAGAAACACCCTGGCACATAA
- the LOC102610248 gene encoding UDP-glycosyltransferase 83A1-like isoform X19 has product MSRPHVLVMPAPAQGHIIPLLEFSQCLANHGIRVTFVITDYDHKRVVESLEGKNDLVEQTHLVSIPDGMEPWEDRNDLGKLIEKVLQVMPGKLEELIEEINSREDEKLDCFIADGYMAWSMEVAKKMNVRGALFWPSSAASVALLFHIPKLIDDGIIDSHGTPMSKQMFRIAPNMPEMNSRDCFWAHIGDLTTQKIFFDLLDRNTRAMTAIKFQLCHSTYELESEAFTTFPELLPIGPLLASNRLGNTAGHFWREDSSCLEWLDQQQPSSVIYAAFGSFTILDQVQFQELALGLELCNRPFLWVVRPDITTDANDRYPEGFQERVAARGRMIGWAPQQKVLNHPSIACFLSHCGWNSTMEGVSNGIPFLCWPYFAEQFLNERYICDIWKVGLRFDKNENGIIGREEIKNKVEQVLGDQDFEARALKLKGKAMNCIREGGSSRKTFQNFLEWVKKHPGT; this is encoded by the exons atgagccGTCCACATGTTTTGGTAATGCCAGCTCCAGCACAAGGCCATATAATTCCTTTATTGGAGTTTTCACAATGTCTGGCGAATCATGGCATCCGAGTCACATTTGTTATCACGGATTACGATCACAAGCGGGTAGTGGAATCATTGGAGGGAAAGAATGATCTTGTGGAGCAAACCCATTTGGTTTCGATACCAGATGGAATGGAACCCTGGGAAGATAGAAACGATTTGGGAAAGctaattgaaaaagttttacaGGTTATGCCGGGGAAGCTGGAGGAGCTCATAGAAGAGATCAACAGtagagaagatgaaaaactTGATTGTTTCATTGCAGATGGGTACATGGCTTGGTCTATGGAAGTTGCAAAAAAGATGAACGTCAGGGGGGCTCTCTTTTGGCCTTCATCAGCAGCATCAGTGGCCTTGCTATTTCATATCCCCAAACTTATTGATGATGGAATCATTGACAGTCATG GAACTCCGATGAGCAAGCAGATGTTTCGGATTGCACCAAATATGCCTGAAATGAACTCTAGAGACTGTTTTTGGGCACATATTGGTGACTTGACCAcgcaaaagattttttttgatTTACTGGATAGAAACACGAGAGCAATGACAGCGATAAAATTCCAGTTGTGTCACTCAACGTATGAGCTTGAGTCTGAAGCATTCACCACGTTTCCGGAACTTCTGCCAATAGGACCACTTTTGGCAAGCAACCGCCTAGGCAATACAGCAGGACACTTCTGGCGCGAAGACTCAAGCTGTTTGGAGTGGCTAGACCAACAGCAACCAAGCTCTGTCATTTACGCTGCTTTTGGCAGCTTTACAATTCTTGACCAAGTTCAGTTTCAAGAATTAGCATTGGGACTAGAACTTTGCAACAGACCATTTTTATGGGTTGTGAGGCCAGATATTACCACCGATGCAAATGATAGATACCCAGAAGGATTTCAAGAGAGAGTTGCTGCTCGAGGACGGATGATCGGCTGGGCACCTCAGCAGAAGGTTCTTAACCACCCTTCTATTGCCTGTTTCCTGAGCCATTGTGGTTGGAATTCCACCATGGAAGGTGTCAGCAATGGCATTCCTTTCTTGTGCTGGCCATATTTTGCTGAACAATTCCTGAACGAGAGATACATTTGTGATATTTGGAAGGTGGGATTGAGGTTTGACAAAAACGAAAATGGCATCATTGGAAGAGAAGAAATTAAGAACAAGGTGGAGCAAGTGCTCGGTGATCAAGATTTTGAAGCAAGGGCTTTGAAACTCAAGGGAAAAGCCATGAACTGCATCAGAGAAGGTGGTTCCTCTCGCAAGACATTTCAGAATTTCCTTGAATGGGTAAAGAAACACCCTGGCACATAA
- the LOC127902316 gene encoding uncharacterized protein LOC127902316, with product MIHLLPTFHGLAGEDPNKHLKEFHVVCSTMKPAGVSEEQVKLMAFPFSLADSAKEWLYYLPTGTVITWNEMRQLFLEKYFPASKAGSIRKEIYGIRQYNGEPLYDYRERFKKLCASCPYHQISDQLLIQYFYEGLLPMDRSMIDAASGGALVDRTPEAARNLIANMVANSQQFNTRNDLLPPPKRVNEVSTTSLEKQVSNLTFLVQQLALGQQMRPCGVCSIVGHATNICPAIQEGSHEQANAVEGFLGQPRQRYDPYSNFYNEGWKDHPNFRYENQQHGISNMAPSRPPGYPQHQVQQPYQVRPPPPPQNQGTSLEDLVKALATNSMQFQQTTQTQLQHLENQIG from the coding sequence AtgattcatcttcttcctaCTTTTCATGGTCTTGCAGGAGAGGATCCAAATAAGCACTTGAAGGAGTTCCATGTGGTCTGCTCCACAATGAAACCAGCCGGAGTTTCTGAAGAGCAAGTTAAGCTAATGGCCTTCCCATTCTCTTTGGCGGATTCAGCCAAGGAATGGTTGTACTATCTCCCCACTGGTACTGTCATTACATGGAATGAGATGCGTCAGCtatttttggagaaatattTCCCAGCATCAAAAGCTGGCAGTATTCGGAAAGAAATTTATGGAATCCGACAGTATAATGGAGAGCCGCTCTACGACTATCGGGAACGATTCAAAAAGCTATGTGCTAGTTGCCCTTACCATCAGATAAgtgatcaacttcttattcaatacttTTATGAGGGTCTACTACCTatggataggagtatgatTGATGCCGCTAGTGGAGGAGCACTCGTGGATAGGACACCAGAAGCAGCCCGAAATCTCATTGCTAACATGGTTGCTAATTCCCAACAGTTCAACACTAGGAACGATCTACTGCCGCCACCTAAGCGagtcaatgaggtaagtacTACTTCTCTAGAAAAACAAGTTTCAAATCTTACTTTTTTAGTGCAACAATTAGCTCTAGGGCAACAAATGAGACCGTGTGGCGTATGTTCTATAGTCGGGCATGCGACTAACATATGCCCTGCCATCCAAGAGGGTTCACATGAGCAGGCCAACGCAGTTGAGGGGTTCCTAGGCCAACCAAGACAAAGGTATGATCCCTACTCTAATTTTTACAATGAAGGGTGGAAAGATCACCCTAATTTTAGGTATGAGAACCAACAACATGGCATTTCTAATATGGCACCGTCTCGACCACCGGGCTACCCCCAACACCAGGTGCAACAGCCTTACCAAGTTCGACCACCTCCACCTCCTCAAAATCAAGGTACGTCTTTAGAAGATCTTGTAAAAGCTCTCGCTACTAACTCTATGCAATTCCAACAGACTACCCAGACACAGCTCCAACATTTAGAGAATCAAATTGGCTAA